A genomic window from Leishmania braziliensis MHOM/BR/75/M2904 complete genome, chromosome 19 includes:
- a CDS encoding putative RNA polymerase III C11 subunit, whose product MFFCPFCSTLLLVVPRVEGNAFMCATCRYVHTVAGTSQRVATNALGEPVLTIQHSFVEHNRQLVDAGEDPGAEAAASSSVAASCTADASTPAAKTETPVEAGTAVMDNSAEGGQITTIPCQNEDNPCRSTKAYFIQIQMRSADEPATVFFKCVECGYQWRQD is encoded by the coding sequence atgTTCTTCTGCCCCTTCTGCTCAACCCTCCTGCTCGTTGTGCCGCGTGTGGAGGGCAACGCGTTCATGTGCGCCACGTGCCGCTATGTGCACACCGTTGCTGGTACGAGCCAGCGAGTCGCGACAAACGCGTTAGGTGAGCCCGTTCTAACCATCCAGCACTCCTTTGTGGAGCACAATCGTCAACTCGTGGACGCTGGGGAAGATCCgggggcggaggcggcggcttccTCCAGCGTCGCAGCAAGCTGCACAGCAGATGCGTCCACCCCAGCAGCCAAGACAGAGACACCTGTGGAGGCGGGCACCGCAGTGATGGACAACTCTGCGGAGGGAGGCCAGATCACAACAATTCCGTGCCAGAACGAAGACAACCCGTGCAGAAGCACCAAGGCCTACTTCATTCAGATTCAGATGCGTTCTGCTGACGAGCCGGCAACTGTGTTCTTCAAGTGCGTCGAGTGCGGTTATCAATGGAGACAGGACTAA
- the CBP30 gene encoding putative nuclear cap binding complex subunit CBP30: protein MSSSSRQLNGGDANRGSGFVHLNTPADIQYTAGRTLSLSALRQRKSRVECVVLPESMSVWREAFQRYSMEEGYSSYAADIEDGRFGNGPVLPPLGPQRAGPVHRRANKALWATDAFFCTSSPPASLCTSAPVAHTGAYRPPLPGDTAATTNIGVGANSLSAPNPSNTTAASADDVAGRFTSAIKTQQQGGIAIVSHHKILGRQQFVYPDHDGVLSAGVVPQIVITAEEKAEEAAEKAFYISPLTMTEEELAAFEELQALWKSRARSHSFLGAQHRQAAKGAVYPSSSIDVLERSDKGLLKVPKREGVMGSTSLASRRGDIVDDHAYAEAEMTVEEESTLDKELAEALRMADDLLRFA from the coding sequence atgtcctcctcctctcgccaGCTCAACGGGGGCGATGCCAACCGAGGCAGCGGTTTCGTGCACCTCAACACTCCAGCCGACATCCAGTATACGGCAGGGAGGACCTTGTCGCTCTCCGCCCTGCGCCAGCGCAAGTCCCGCGTGGAGTGTGTCGTGTTGCCGGAGTCGATGTCTGTGTGGCGCGAAGCCTTCCAGCGCTACTCAATGGAGGAGGGCTACAGCAGCTACGCCGCTGACATCGAAGACGGGCGCTTTGGGAATGGGCCTGTTCTGCCCCCGCTTGGGCCGCAGCGTGCTGGCCCGGTGCACCGTCGTGCCAACAAGGCGCTTTGGGCGACAGACGCCTTTTTTTGCACCTCATCGCCACCGGCATCGCTCTGCACTTCGGCGCCTgtcgcacacacaggcgcctACAGGCCGCCGCTCCCAGGTGACACCGCTGCCACTACCAACATCGGTGTTGGTGCAAACTCGTTGAGTGCGCCCAACCCCAGCAACACCACTGCTGCATCGGCTGATGATGTGGCGGGTCGTTTCACATCGGCGATcaagacgcagcagcaggggggcATCGCCATCGTCAGCCATCACAAGATCTTGGGTCGACAGCAGTTTGTTTACCCCGATCACGACGGTGTGCTCTCCGCCGGTGTTGTGCCACAGATCGTCATCACAGCTGAGgaaaaggcggaggaggcagcagagaaggcgTTCTACATCTCTCCCCTCACTatgacggaggaggagctggcagccttcgaggagctgcaggcgctgtGGAAAAGTCGTGCACGCAGCCACTCCTTCCTCGGCGCACAGCACCGGCAAGCCGCCAAGGGTGCGGTGTACCCGTCATCGTCCATTGACGTGCTGGAGAGGAGCGACAAAGGGCTGCTCAAGGTGCCGAAGCGCGAAGGGGTGATGGGTAGCACCTCTCTGGCCTCTCGCAGAGGCGACATAGTGGACGACCACGCCTACGCCGAGGCTGAAATGACCGTGGAGGAAGAGTCGACACTGGACAAGGAGCTGGCTGAGGCGTTGCGCATGGCGGACGACCTCCTGCGCTTCGCGTAg
- a CDS encoding putative 40S ribosomal protein S13, with protein MVRMHGNGRGKASSALPYRRTPPAWLKIASRNVVKMVCKSSRKGMMPSQIGMELRDSMGIAQVKNVTGRKILRILKHNGLAPEIPEDLYFLVKRATQMRKHLERHTTDRDTKYRLILVESRIHRLARYYKRVKQLPPTWKYESSTASAMVA; from the coding sequence ATGGTTCGCATGCACGGCAACGGTCGGGGGAAGGCCTCGTCCGCGCTCCCCTACCGCCGCACTCCCCCGGCGTGGCTTAAGATTGCGAGTCGCAACGTGGTGAAGATGGTGTGCAAGAGCTCCCGTAAGGGTATGATGCCCAGTCAGATCGGTATGGAGCTGCGTGATTCCATGGGCATTGCCCAGGTGAAGAACGTGACAGGCCGCAAGATCCTGCGCATCCTCAAGCACAACGGTCTCGCCCCGGAGATCCCAGAGGATCTGTACTTCCTCGTGAAGCGCGCCACACAGATGCGCAAGCACCTCGAACGCCACACGACGGACCGTGACACCAAGTACCGCCTCATTCTGGTCGAGTCCCGCATCCACCGCCTGGCCCGCTACTACAAGCGCGtcaagcagctgccgcccACCTGGAAGTATGAGTCTAGCACGGCCTCCGCCATGGTTGCGTAA
- a CDS encoding putative nucleosome assembly protein, giving the protein MPPKHQREAPVAMSEEDENEKMEAGDILDFQKYLDPNFSKNFMSSLPEKIRQRAQVLSAYDEDLSAQQKAYKAKEMDILRRYDALFVPLLQRRREIVTGATVSDEEVKKGIPEEHTEQVSVAVDDTDEAAKAADAFGLNGFWLRVLRHHAVIDSTIEPHDEDVLKHLVDIRSGVAEGDYGSFQVVFTFSPNDFFEEESITATVSIKDDKSVLTVSPITWKPGKNVMMHTVAKKQRAKRTGQMRTISHALPQMSFFWLFKKKPEADGKEEEDDDEEEEQRISTLEVLHTRIVPNAVRYYTGEAPNGFSDIDEEDDEEEEEEEEEEEEIIPRGRGGARGANRGSRGGRGGRGGRSF; this is encoded by the coding sequence ATGCCGCCGAAGCACCAGCGTGAGGCGCCTGTGGCGATGTCGGAGGAAGATGAGAATGAGAAGATGGAGGCAGGCGACATACTGGACTTCCAGAAGTACCTCGACCCCAACTTCTCGAAGAATTTCATGTCAAGCCTGCCGGAGAAGATCCGTCAGAGGGCGCAGGTGCTCTCTGCCTACGATGAGGACCTCTCCGCGCAGCAGAAGGCATACAAGGCAAAGGAGATGGACATCCTGCGCCGCTACGACGCCCTCTTCgtgccactgctgcagcgccgcagggAAATCGTCACGGGCGCTACGGTGTCCGAtgaggaggtgaagaagggCATTCCTGAGGAACACACCGAGCAGGTGTCGGTGGCGGTAGACGATACGGACGAGGCTGCGAAGGCCGCCGATGCGTTCGGTCTGAACGGGTTCTggctgcgcgtgctgcgacACCACGCCGTGATCGACAGCACGATTGAGCCGCACGACGAGGACGTTCTGAAGCACCTCGTCGACATCCGGTCGGGTGTTGCGGAGGGTGACTACGGTAGCTTCCAGGTGGTTTTCACCTTCTCGCCGAACGATTTTTTCGAGGAGGAgtccatcaccgccacggtAAGCATCAAGGACGATAAGTCGGTGCTTACGGTGTCGCCCATCACCTGGAAACCAGGCAAGAACGTCATGATGCATACGGTCGCCAAGAAGCAGCGTGCGAAGCGCACAGGTCAGATGCGCACCATCTCCCATGCCTTACCGCAGATGTCCTTCTTCTGGTTGTTCAAGAAAAAGCCCGAGGCCGAcggcaaggaggaggaggacgacgacgaggaggaagagcagcgcaTAAGCACGCTCGAGGTGCTGCACACGCGTATCGTGCCAAACGCCGTGCGCTACTACACCGGCGAGGCCCCCAATGGCTTCAGCGAcatcgacgaggaggacgacgaagaggaggaagaggaagaagaggaggaagaggagatcATCCCACGCGGTCGTGGCGGTGCCCGTGGTGCCAACCGTGGCAgccgtggtggtcgtggtggtcgtggtggccGTAGCTTCTAA
- a CDS encoding putative synaptobrevin-type transport protein, with product MATNGCFIAALIARTHDRLPLCSYTDDNYSNANVIRQQEQRIVERMESPAGGKDRAAAKGSYYESFDHKDNIYFAFQDAATDLTLVVAVNKLLLRNSGDINGMNKLACGLLDLIFGEFIQMYTPAEIGAPNVRAYQFIKFDATLRKCVTRIMQQDRTTGDRIVVGSGLSGGSSGAGADSGPSASGGGVTGMIRRQVNPQYDALRQEITDVHMVMRKNLEDLMTRGEGLDAMTNYSAELVDQSSRYYKKTVHMNRMRLLKTYGPPAAIGVFLILFFYLYFF from the coding sequence ATGGCAACCAACGGCTGCTTCATTGCGGCACTGATAGCCCGCACTCATGATCGACTGCCTCTGTGCAGCTACACGGATGATAACTACAGCAACGCGAATGTGATtcggcagcaggagcagcgcatTGTAGAACGGATGGAGTCACCGGCGGGTGGTAAGGAccgggcggcggcgaaggggAGTTACTACGAGAGCTTTGACCACAAAGACAACATCTACTTTGCTTTCCAAGACGCGGCGACGGATTTGACGCTGGTCGTGGCGGTGAACAAATTGCTACTGCGAAACTCTGGCGACATCAATGGCATGAACAAGCTAGCTTGCGGGCTGCTCGACCTCATATTTGGGGAGTTCATTCAGATGTACACGCCGGCAGAGATTGGTGCACCAAACGTGAGAGCATACCAGTTTATCAAGTTTGACGCGACGCTGCGAAAGTGCGTGACGCGCATCATGCAGCAGGACCGCACCACTGGGGACCGCATTGTGGTTGGCTCCGGGCTGAGTGGCGGTAGTAGTGGGGCCGGCGCCGACTCTGGCCCAAGCGCTAGCGGTGGAGGGGTGACAGGTATGATACGTCGTCAGGTCAACCCACAGTACGATGCGTTGCGACAGGAGATCACGGATGTGCACATGGTTATGCGTAAGAACCTGGAGGACCTCATGACGCGCGGCGAGGGACTCGACGCCATGACGAACTACTCAGCCGAACTTGTGGACCAGAGCTCCCGCTACTACAAGAAGACGGTGCACATGAACCGCATGCGCCTCCTCAAGACGTACGGCCCGCCAGCAGCAATCGGAGTATTCCTTATTCTCTTCTTCTACTTGTACTTTTTCTGA